In one window of Aceticella autotrophica DNA:
- a CDS encoding UDP-N-acetylmuramoyl-tripeptide--D-alanyl-D-alanine ligase, whose product MMDLKISEIINALNGKMLQGDKNILINGISTDSRTIKKGELFIPLKGNNYDGERFLGDALKIAAAALTANEKNKKLITYDKPLIYVRDTFEALHKLSRYYRDKFNIPVIAVTGSSGKTTTKDMIHAVLSKKFNVLKTEGNFNNEIGLPLTIFKLNKFHQVAVIEMGMSGFGEIKTLKDISNPDIAVFTNIGVAHIEKLSSRENILKAKSELIEDFTTENTIVINADDDMLIKLLNKKDVQFYTYGIRNGDYRAYDIIQFEGGLRYKFKTPFESMNVELSIPGIHNVYNSMAAICIGLKFNVKKEDIVKALREFKPGKMRLNIINTGKIKIIDDVYNANPDSMKAAISVLREMKQRRKIAVLGDMLELGDYSDKGHRDIGEYVYISGIDILITIGNLAEKIAEAAQNSGMAKDNIYICSSNTEAIDILKGKIRNNDVILVKGSRGKKMEEIVEYLKGDYERIT is encoded by the coding sequence GTGATGGATTTAAAAATTAGTGAAATAATAAATGCATTAAATGGTAAAATGCTTCAGGGTGATAAAAATATATTAATAAACGGGATAAGTACCGATTCTCGTACAATTAAAAAAGGAGAGCTTTTTATACCGTTAAAAGGTAATAATTATGATGGTGAAAGATTTTTGGGGGATGCGCTTAAAATTGCAGCTGCTGCATTGACTGCAAATGAGAAAAACAAGAAACTTATTACGTATGATAAACCATTGATTTATGTGAGGGATACATTTGAAGCATTACACAAACTATCAAGGTATTATAGGGATAAATTTAATATTCCTGTAATTGCTGTTACCGGCAGCAGCGGTAAAACAACAACAAAGGATATGATACATGCTGTTTTATCAAAAAAATTTAATGTACTAAAAACAGAAGGAAATTTTAACAATGAAATAGGTCTTCCGCTTACAATTTTTAAGCTTAATAAATTTCATCAAGTTGCGGTAATTGAAATGGGAATGAGCGGATTCGGCGAAATAAAAACATTGAAGGACATATCTAATCCTGACATCGCTGTTTTTACAAATATAGGTGTTGCACATATTGAAAAACTAAGTTCTCGTGAAAATATATTAAAAGCGAAATCAGAACTTATTGAAGATTTTACAACTGAGAATACCATTGTGATTAATGCAGATGATGATATGCTTATAAAGCTTCTTAACAAAAAAGATGTTCAGTTTTATACTTACGGAATAAGAAATGGCGATTACAGAGCATATGATATTATACAGTTTGAAGGTGGTTTAAGATACAAGTTTAAAACCCCGTTTGAAAGCATGAATGTTGAATTAAGTATTCCGGGGATACATAATGTATACAATTCAATGGCAGCTATTTGTATTGGACTTAAATTCAATGTAAAAAAAGAAGATATAGTGAAAGCATTAAGAGAATTCAAACCAGGTAAAATGAGGCTTAATATTATAAATACAGGAAAAATAAAGATAATTGATGATGTTTATAATGCAAATCCAGATTCAATGAAAGCAGCTATTTCTGTATTAAGAGAAATGAAACAACGGCGTAAAATAGCTGTTCTTGGTGATATGCTTGAACTTGGTGATTATTCAGATAAAGGTCATAGGGATATTGGCGAATATGTTTATATAAGTGGGATAGATATCTTAATTACTATCGGAAATTTGGCGGAAAAAATAGCTGAAGCCGCTCAAAATTCAGGAATGGCAAAAGACAATATATATATATGCAGTAGTAATACTGAAGCAATTGATATATTAAAAGGAAAAATAAGGAATAATGATGTTATACTTGTAAAAGGTTCAAGGGGCAAAAAAATGGAGGAAATTGTTGAATATTTGAAAGGTGATTATGAAAGAATTACTTAA
- the mraY gene encoding phospho-N-acetylmuramoyl-pentapeptide-transferase — MLKMIFATIVSFIICLILGSIIIPELHKLKFGQSIRNDGPKTHFKKAGTPTMGGIIFIISVVITDLIFSKWDKYMALVLLITLGFGLIGFADDFIKIYYKRSLGLNARQKLLGQFILAFVLAYFAKSFIGTDVIIPFLKRNIDLSIYYIPFVIFVIVGTVNSVNLTDGLDGLVSGVSFMVMAFFALITFFIGNTSLFIFAAAFTGGLIGFLKFNRYPAEVFMGDTGAFAIGGAISALALMTKLPVILPLVGIIFMIEALSVIIQVISFKLTGKRIFKMSPLHHHFELSGWHETKVVYVFWFVTLIAIFAAFFSVS, encoded by the coding sequence ATGCTTAAGATGATATTTGCAACAATAGTATCTTTTATTATATGTTTAATATTAGGTTCAATAATAATACCGGAATTGCATAAGTTGAAATTTGGACAGAGTATAAGGAATGATGGACCTAAAACCCATTTTAAAAAAGCAGGGACTCCTACAATGGGGGGAATTATATTTATCATTTCGGTAGTTATAACAGATTTGATTTTTTCAAAATGGGATAAATATATGGCACTTGTTTTGCTTATTACATTAGGATTTGGTCTTATAGGTTTTGCAGATGACTTTATAAAGATTTATTATAAAAGGTCTCTTGGGCTTAATGCAAGACAGAAGCTTTTAGGACAATTTATTTTGGCATTTGTACTTGCATATTTTGCAAAAAGCTTTATAGGAACAGATGTCATCATACCTTTTTTAAAAAGAAATATTGACCTAAGTATTTACTATATTCCATTTGTTATATTTGTTATTGTTGGTACTGTAAATAGCGTTAATTTAACAGATGGTCTTGATGGGCTTGTATCGGGTGTTTCTTTTATGGTTATGGCATTCTTTGCATTGATAACATTTTTTATTGGCAATACTTCGTTATTTATATTTGCAGCTGCTTTTACCGGTGGATTAATTGGCTTTTTAAAATTTAACAGGTATCCGGCAGAGGTATTTATGGGTGATACAGGAGCATTTGCAATAGGCGGTGCAATTAGCGCATTAGCATTAATGACAAAATTGCCTGTGATACTGCCCCTTGTTGGGATTATCTTTATGATTGAGGCGTTATCGGTAATTATACAAGTAATATCTTTTAAACTTACCGGTAAAAGAATTTTCAAGATGAGCCCTCTGCATCATCATTTTGAGTTATCAGGCTGGCATGAAACAAAGGTGGTATATGTATTTTGGTTTGTTACGTTAATTGCAATATTTGCAGCATTTTTTAGTGTAAGTTAG
- the murD gene encoding UDP-N-acetylmuramoyl-L-alanine--D-glutamate ligase, with protein sequence MNFKGKKVVVAGLGLSGKALCRVLSQMGADVCAYDSKPEKEIIDTLAELKEYNINICLEEIPDSIFEDVCMLVVSPGIPMDSQIIKKAIEEEIEVIGEVELAYEVSKAPIYAITGTNGKTTTTSLLGEIFKNYGKKTFVAGNIGYPLIDAVMEAQSIDVIVAEISSFQLETIKKFKPKISSIINITPDHLNRHKTLDNYVNIKGRIFENQDMDCYTILNYDDGNVRKLFNKPKCRIFPFSRMSILNKGTFLKNGMIYIKSNGEEIPVIKTEDIYIPGGHNVENAMVAVSMAYLAGVDIDTISYTLKTFKGVEHRIEFVKQINGVKYFNDSKGTNPDAAIKAIEAMNGPIILIAGGYDKGVDFDEFVKAFKGRVVKVILLGTTAKKIFDTAVKYNFEKDNIIIVDSFEEAVHKAFEMSKPGDNVLLSPACASWDMFKSFEERGRFFKDMVKELRG encoded by the coding sequence ATGAATTTTAAAGGGAAAAAAGTTGTTGTAGCCGGTCTTGGATTGAGCGGTAAGGCTTTATGCAGGGTTCTATCCCAAATGGGTGCAGACGTATGCGCATATGATTCAAAACCTGAAAAAGAGATTATAGATACTTTAGCGGAACTAAAAGAGTATAATATCAATATATGTTTAGAGGAAATACCGGATAGCATATTTGAAGATGTTTGTATGCTTGTAGTAAGCCCGGGAATACCAATGGATTCTCAAATTATAAAAAAAGCCATAGAAGAAGAAATTGAAGTCATAGGTGAGGTGGAACTTGCCTACGAGGTTTCAAAAGCTCCGATATATGCTATTACAGGAACAAATGGAAAAACCACAACCACATCACTGCTTGGAGAAATATTCAAAAATTATGGTAAGAAAACTTTTGTTGCCGGTAATATTGGATATCCATTAATTGATGCGGTTATGGAAGCGCAAAGTATAGATGTTATTGTTGCTGAAATTAGCAGTTTTCAGTTGGAAACAATAAAAAAATTCAAACCGAAAATAAGTTCAATTATAAACATAACACCGGATCATTTAAACAGGCACAAAACCCTTGATAATTATGTAAATATAAAGGGACGTATATTTGAAAATCAGGATATGGATTGTTATACAATACTGAACTATGATGATGGGAATGTACGGAAATTATTTAATAAACCAAAATGTCGTATTTTTCCTTTCAGCAGGATGAGTATATTAAATAAAGGTACATTTTTAAAGAATGGCATGATTTATATTAAATCAAACGGAGAAGAAATTCCTGTAATAAAAACAGAAGATATATATATTCCAGGTGGGCATAATGTTGAGAATGCAATGGTTGCAGTATCTATGGCTTATCTTGCCGGTGTTGATATAGATACAATTTCATATACTTTAAAAACATTTAAGGGTGTTGAACATCGTATAGAATTTGTCAAACAAATAAATGGAGTTAAATATTTCAATGATTCTAAGGGAACAAATCCTGATGCGGCAATTAAAGCAATTGAAGCTATGAATGGACCGATCATCTTAATTGCAGGAGGATATGACAAAGGTGTAGATTTTGACGAATTTGTAAAGGCTTTTAAGGGACGTGTAGTAAAAGTTATATTATTAGGTACAACCGCAAAAAAAATTTTTGATACCGCAGTAAAATATAATTTTGAAAAAGATAACATAATAATTGTAGATAGTTTCGAGGAAGCTGTTCACAAAGCTTTTGAAATGTCAAAACCCGGTGATAATGTGTTGCTAT